The proteins below come from a single Dinghuibacter silviterrae genomic window:
- a CDS encoding SusD/RagB family nutrient-binding outer membrane lipoprotein: protein MKKNILSYTGLALALACAGLSGCQKGDLLSNPNVASTATTVPPSLILNRITNELYNGGGVMDGVNGNASEIPFSQVQRWNQFFVSNFAYYWGNNSYNWSNTATMYSVLKYTELMEQQVAKQYGSTTTYYSALAKFFRAYNFIWYTQRVGDIPMSEAGDANNTTPKYDLQHDVYKNCLALLDTANTLMASVVTPANQNNTMDATGDIYGLTYLQWQKVINTYKLRVLISLSKRAADNADLNITQQFAAIVTNPTKYPIMTSNADNMTYKYNAAYNKYPISPNYTPYNFFEDVCNTYLNITTADQDPRTFIAASPAPAQFYGQHKALGDFTAYVGADIDLSEGDINNNSVAGQYSYTNYARYYSDPTGATEEPYILVGYPELCFNIAEAANRGWLSGVSGLTWYNNGIAASLAMYKLADGVQIPEADSAGNSLGSVTANVTAFLANPNVVYAGDNAAGLKQILTQKYVAFWQNSGWEAFYNWRRTGVPTFGQGGPGIGTTSSGNLIPLRWQYPLDEANYNSTNYQSAIQSQYGGTDDITKPMWLIK from the coding sequence ATGAAAAAGAACATCTTATCATATACCGGCCTGGCGCTCGCATTGGCGTGCGCGGGTCTCAGCGGGTGCCAGAAAGGTGACCTGCTGTCCAACCCCAACGTGGCGAGCACCGCGACCACCGTTCCGCCCTCCCTTATCCTCAACCGCATCACCAACGAACTCTACAACGGCGGCGGTGTCATGGACGGTGTCAACGGGAACGCCAGCGAAATCCCTTTTAGCCAGGTGCAACGCTGGAACCAGTTCTTCGTATCCAACTTCGCCTACTACTGGGGGAACAATTCCTACAACTGGTCCAACACCGCAACCATGTACAGCGTCCTGAAGTATACCGAACTGATGGAGCAACAGGTCGCCAAGCAATACGGTTCCACGACCACCTACTACAGCGCCCTGGCGAAGTTCTTCCGGGCCTACAACTTTATCTGGTATACCCAGCGCGTGGGGGACATCCCCATGTCGGAAGCCGGGGACGCCAACAACACGACGCCGAAGTACGACCTCCAGCACGACGTCTATAAGAATTGCCTGGCCCTGCTGGACACCGCCAACACGCTGATGGCCTCCGTCGTCACCCCCGCCAACCAGAACAACACCATGGACGCCACCGGGGACATTTACGGTCTGACGTACCTCCAATGGCAAAAGGTCATCAACACCTATAAACTCCGTGTCCTGATCAGTCTCAGCAAACGCGCCGCAGACAACGCCGACCTGAATATCACACAACAGTTCGCGGCCATCGTGACCAATCCCACAAAGTACCCGATCATGACGTCCAACGCGGACAACATGACGTACAAGTACAACGCCGCGTACAACAAGTACCCCATTTCCCCGAACTATACGCCCTATAACTTCTTTGAGGACGTATGTAATACCTACCTGAACATTACGACGGCCGACCAGGATCCCCGGACCTTTATCGCCGCTTCGCCCGCCCCTGCCCAGTTCTATGGGCAGCACAAAGCCCTGGGTGATTTTACCGCTTATGTCGGTGCGGACATCGACCTCAGCGAAGGGGACATCAACAACAATTCCGTCGCCGGGCAATATTCGTATACCAACTACGCCCGGTACTATTCGGACCCCACCGGGGCCACCGAGGAACCGTATATCCTCGTCGGTTATCCCGAGCTGTGTTTCAACATTGCGGAGGCCGCCAACAGGGGCTGGTTGTCGGGCGTTTCCGGTCTGACCTGGTACAACAACGGGATTGCAGCTTCCCTGGCGATGTACAAACTCGCCGACGGTGTCCAGATCCCCGAGGCCGACAGCGCCGGGAATTCCCTGGGTTCGGTGACCGCCAACGTCACTGCTTTCCTGGCCAACCCCAACGTCGTTTATGCCGGGGACAACGCCGCCGGTCTGAAACAAATCCTCACCCAGAAATACGTGGCCTTCTGGCAGAATTCGGGTTGGGAAGCCTTCTACAACTGGAGGCGGACGGGTGTGCCCACCTTTGGACAAGGCGGTCCCGGGATCGGAACCACCTCCAGCGGCAACCTGATTCCGCTGCGCTGGCAATATCCGCTGGACGAGGCCAACTATAATTCCACGAATTACCAGTCGGCTATCCAGTCTCAGTACGGAGGTACGGACGACATCACCAAACCCATGTGGCTGATCAAATAA
- a CDS encoding SusC/RagA family TonB-linked outer membrane protein, with translation MSQKLTLTAALFTALLLCLLTGSPVSAQDLRVGGKIVSSGAPLAGATVTEKGTKHSTLTDVDGNFSLEVSNLNVTLVVSYVGFTTQEIPLSGRNSISVALIPSGQQLQDVVVTALGISKEAKTIGYATSTVKGNDLIKAREPDVFNSLEGKVSGLTIGSSPELLGRPEIVMRGTKDILIVVDGIPINSDTWNVNADDIESTTVLKGPNAAALYGFQGQNGAIVITTKRGSRDSRGWQVSFNSSTMIEKGFTVIPKDQTEYGRGSNFTYSYGDQLYDYGQRLAVWGPRFEGQKIKQYDSPWDPTTGTRTATNYTARGVNNLQHFLQAGILSTNNVSASAGGSNYDIRMSYSHIYQKGQAPNTGLNMDNLNINTTYSVSPKIRFHANLNLNEQYTPNIPDVDYGPNSYVYMFNVYGPADYDVRDLKNYYKAPMGVPGLTQYNENYGRSNNPYFMAYQWLRGHYKTDIYGYIKLTYNITPELNASIRTQITTWDQTRTEKVPAGTILNQYLSWYYPGWYGDYREDDRKLLENNTDVLLSYNKKFSDWTIGANAGANERSYKYNSSFTTTKDLSVPGVYSFTNSQLPVLAYNFGSNMQVNSAYYSVDLGYKSYVNLSTTGRVDHLSTLPSGTNTFFYPSVSLSTSIGDYVKLPKAFDLLKLRGSYADVKGGLTSSQIGSAYSALYGTTLNSGLLGYGSELYSSYNGPSYANQSAYSITTYYNGEPAVSYSSNIANPKLKSYDVQSFEEGLDLSMFRHRVGLDVTYFQTKNGPQIFPLGVASSTGYTSQNVNAVTTLKKGWEADLALTPIRTAKFTWDVNLNWSTYRETLKKVYGSLNHIVINNHDFHVGDRMDAFYSTAFVRDGSGNIVYQYAQNTQTGNGDPLQAPSDIGDKKLLGYLNPKYTWGINNRFTYKSFSLSFQFDGRVGGVIYDDVWYHAMNGGTAIESDQGALGAARRAEWESVKAGAAKPTPSYIGDGVVITAGTPSFSGGNITNIKQLTFAKNTGASTVQNYLSGNGLASNFDEFYTISRTYAKLREVQIAYMIPKKVLGKTLIKTASVSLVGRNLLYFAKRKDFDIDQYAAGYNAADNSTQGTSGDVTLSSPTQRRYGINLNLGF, from the coding sequence ATGAGTCAAAAATTGACACTCACGGCAGCCCTTTTCACGGCGCTGCTGCTCTGCCTGTTAACAGGCAGTCCTGTTTCCGCCCAGGACCTTAGGGTCGGCGGAAAAATCGTTTCCTCGGGTGCGCCCCTGGCCGGGGCCACGGTCACCGAAAAAGGGACCAAGCACAGCACCCTTACGGACGTCGACGGGAACTTCTCCCTGGAGGTAAGCAATCTGAACGTCACGCTGGTCGTCAGCTACGTCGGGTTTACCACGCAGGAGATTCCGCTGTCCGGCCGGAATTCCATATCCGTTGCCCTGATCCCCTCGGGTCAGCAACTCCAGGACGTGGTGGTCACCGCCCTTGGCATCAGCAAAGAAGCCAAGACCATCGGGTACGCAACCTCCACCGTCAAGGGGAACGACCTCATCAAGGCCAGGGAACCGGACGTCTTCAACAGCCTGGAAGGCAAAGTATCCGGTCTGACGATCGGTTCCTCACCGGAACTGCTCGGCCGTCCCGAGATCGTCATGAGGGGCACCAAGGACATCCTCATCGTCGTGGACGGTATTCCCATCAACTCCGATACCTGGAACGTCAACGCGGACGACATCGAGTCGACCACCGTCCTCAAAGGGCCCAACGCTGCAGCGCTCTACGGGTTCCAGGGACAAAACGGCGCCATCGTCATCACCACCAAACGGGGCAGCCGGGACAGCCGGGGCTGGCAGGTCAGCTTTAACAGCAGCACCATGATCGAAAAGGGTTTCACGGTCATCCCCAAGGACCAGACCGAATATGGCCGCGGGTCCAACTTCACGTATTCTTACGGGGACCAGTTGTATGACTATGGCCAGCGTCTGGCCGTATGGGGCCCCCGCTTCGAGGGCCAGAAGATCAAACAATACGACAGCCCCTGGGATCCCACGACCGGGACGCGTACGGCAACAAACTATACCGCCCGGGGCGTCAACAACCTCCAGCACTTCCTGCAAGCCGGTATCCTGTCCACGAACAACGTTTCCGCTTCCGCGGGTGGGTCCAACTATGACATCCGGATGTCCTACTCCCACATCTACCAGAAAGGACAGGCGCCCAACACCGGGCTCAACATGGACAACCTGAACATCAACACCACCTACTCCGTCAGCCCCAAGATCCGTTTCCACGCCAACCTGAACCTGAACGAGCAGTATACACCGAACATTCCGGACGTAGACTACGGTCCCAACAGCTATGTCTATATGTTCAACGTTTACGGACCGGCCGACTATGACGTCCGCGACCTGAAGAATTATTATAAGGCCCCGATGGGCGTCCCCGGTCTTACCCAGTACAACGAGAACTACGGCCGGAGCAACAACCCCTACTTCATGGCCTACCAATGGCTGCGGGGTCACTACAAAACAGACATCTACGGCTATATCAAGCTCACCTACAACATCACCCCCGAGCTGAACGCCTCGATCCGCACCCAGATCACGACCTGGGACCAGACCCGGACGGAAAAGGTACCGGCCGGTACGATCCTGAACCAATACCTGAGCTGGTACTATCCCGGTTGGTACGGAGACTACCGCGAAGACGACCGGAAGCTTTTGGAGAACAACACGGACGTGCTGTTGAGCTATAACAAAAAGTTCAGCGACTGGACCATCGGCGCGAACGCCGGGGCCAACGAACGGTCTTATAAGTACAACTCTTCTTTTACCACCACCAAAGACCTGTCCGTACCTGGGGTATACAGCTTTACCAATTCGCAGTTGCCGGTACTGGCCTATAACTTCGGGTCCAATATGCAGGTGAACAGCGCCTACTATTCCGTGGACCTGGGGTACAAGAGCTATGTCAACCTGTCCACCACCGGACGCGTCGACCACCTCTCCACCTTACCTTCCGGGACCAATACGTTCTTCTACCCGTCCGTGTCGCTGAGCACGTCGATCGGGGATTACGTAAAATTGCCGAAGGCCTTCGACCTGTTGAAGCTGAGGGGTTCCTACGCCGACGTAAAAGGGGGGCTGACCTCCTCCCAGATCGGGTCTGCTTATTCCGCCCTCTACGGGACCACGCTCAACAGCGGGTTGCTGGGTTACGGGAGCGAGCTGTATTCGTCTTATAACGGCCCGAGCTACGCCAACCAAAGCGCGTACTCCATCACGACCTATTACAACGGGGAACCCGCCGTGTCTTATTCCAGCAACATCGCCAACCCCAAACTCAAAAGCTACGACGTACAGTCCTTTGAAGAAGGGCTTGACCTGAGCATGTTCAGACACCGCGTAGGCCTGGACGTCACGTATTTCCAGACCAAGAACGGCCCGCAGATTTTCCCGCTGGGTGTCGCCTCCTCCACGGGGTATACTTCCCAGAACGTAAATGCGGTCACCACCCTGAAAAAAGGCTGGGAAGCCGACCTCGCCCTCACGCCCATCCGGACTGCGAAGTTCACCTGGGATGTCAACCTGAACTGGTCTACGTATAGGGAGACCCTGAAGAAAGTCTACGGCAGCCTCAACCACATCGTGATCAACAACCACGACTTCCACGTCGGGGACCGGATGGACGCCTTTTACAGCACCGCTTTCGTACGCGACGGCAGCGGGAACATCGTCTATCAATACGCACAAAACACGCAAACCGGCAACGGGGACCCGCTCCAGGCGCCCTCCGACATCGGCGACAAAAAGCTGCTGGGTTACCTGAACCCCAAATATACCTGGGGTATCAACAACCGCTTTACGTACAAGAGCTTTAGCCTGAGCTTCCAGTTCGACGGCCGTGTCGGCGGTGTGATCTACGACGACGTCTGGTACCACGCGATGAACGGCGGTACCGCCATCGAGTCTGACCAGGGCGCCCTGGGCGCCGCACGTCGTGCAGAATGGGAAAGTGTAAAGGCCGGGGCGGCCAAACCGACGCCTTCCTATATAGGAGATGGCGTGGTCATTACGGCCGGTACGCCCAGCTTTAGCGGCGGCAACATCACCAACATCAAGCAACTGACTTTTGCCAAAAACACCGGCGCGAGCACGGTTCAGAACTACCTGTCCGGGAACGGCCTTGCGTCCAACTTCGACGAGTTCTATACGATCTCCAGGACATACGCCAAGCTTCGGGAAGTACAGATCGCCTACATGATTCCGAAGAAAGTCCTGGGCAAAACCCTCATCAAGACCGCCTCCGTGTCCCTGGTCGGCAGGAACCTCCTGTATTTCGCCAAGCGTAAGGACTTCGACATCGACCAGTATGCCGCCGGCTACAACGCAGCCGACAACTCCACCCAGGGTACCTCGGGTGACGTGACGTTGTCTTCCCCCACGCAACGCCGGTATGGGATCAACCTCAACCTTGGTTTCTAA
- the phnN gene encoding phosphonate metabolism protein/1,5-bisphosphokinase (PRPP-forming) PhnN, with protein MATLFYVMGASGVGKDALMQYARRSIDGSRSIVFAHRYITRPFEAGGENHIYLSPGEFALRKGRNLFALDWESHGFCYGIGREIDAWMADGLDVVVNGSREYLPIARERYPHLVAVLIEADPAVVRQRLEGRGRETQEEVERRLRRAPVTTNTLCIQNDSTLEEGGNALLSTLFTHHQSSRT; from the coding sequence ATGGCTACACTTTTTTATGTTATGGGCGCTTCCGGCGTTGGAAAAGACGCATTGATGCAATACGCCCGCCGGTCCATAGATGGGTCCAGATCCATCGTCTTTGCGCACCGGTATATTACCCGACCTTTTGAAGCTGGTGGTGAGAACCACATCTATCTGAGTCCCGGTGAATTCGCCTTGCGGAAGGGGCGGAACCTGTTCGCACTCGACTGGGAAAGCCACGGATTTTGTTATGGCATCGGCCGGGAAATCGACGCTTGGATGGCGGACGGTTTGGACGTCGTAGTAAATGGGTCCCGGGAATACCTCCCTATCGCCCGCGAGCGGTATCCGCACCTGGTGGCCGTACTCATCGAAGCCGACCCGGCGGTCGTCCGGCAAAGGCTGGAAGGAAGGGGCAGGGAAACCCAGGAGGAAGTGGAGCGCCGTCTCCGGCGAGCACCTGTCACCACAAACACACTTTGTATCCAAAACGATAGCACGCTGGAAGAAGGGGGAAATGCGCTCCTCAGCACTCTATTCACACATCATCAATCATCACGCACATGA
- a CDS encoding response regulator transcription factor gives MKKQKLVLIDDHPDTVELLRYNLSAEGYDVKGFFNAVDALKYITGENTDLVITDWMLPEMDGLDLCRNLKHHTATQDIPVVMLTCKNEEIDVVTALEVGAEDYISKPVRMKEMLTRVKKILRRKAGDAFLQTGQDQRETIARGRLKVDLASYKAYLDEAPLDLTIVEFRLLELLAKQPGKVFSRSQIMERINGMDYFAAERSVDVQVAGLRKKMGPYKDGIETVRSVGYRLNEKAL, from the coding sequence ATGAAGAAACAAAAACTGGTGCTCATAGATGACCACCCGGATACCGTCGAGCTGTTGAGATACAACCTTTCCGCCGAAGGCTACGACGTAAAAGGTTTTTTCAACGCGGTGGATGCCTTGAAATACATCACCGGGGAAAACACCGACCTCGTCATCACCGATTGGATGCTTCCGGAAATGGACGGCCTCGACCTTTGCAGGAACCTGAAACACCATACCGCCACGCAAGACATCCCCGTCGTCATGCTGACCTGTAAAAACGAGGAGATCGACGTTGTCACCGCCCTGGAGGTGGGCGCTGAAGACTATATCTCCAAACCCGTGCGCATGAAGGAAATGCTCACCAGGGTTAAAAAAATCCTCCGCCGCAAGGCGGGCGACGCCTTTTTACAAACCGGCCAGGACCAGCGCGAGACCATCGCCCGCGGCCGCCTGAAGGTCGACCTGGCCAGCTACAAGGCCTACCTTGACGAAGCGCCCCTCGACCTCACCATCGTGGAGTTCCGTTTGCTCGAACTCCTTGCCAAGCAACCCGGAAAGGTATTTTCCCGCAGCCAGATCATGGAGCGCATCAACGGGATGGATTATTTCGCGGCGGAGCGCTCCGTCGATGTACAGGTAGCGGGGCTTCGCAAAAAAATGGGGCCTTATAAGGATGGGATCGAGACCGTGCGGTCGGTGGGATACCGGCTCAACGAAAAGGCGCTGTGA
- the phnG gene encoding phosphonate C-P lyase system protein PhnG encodes MHTPDEILCACSLDALEAFVRTLEPLYTVVIARYPTLATTMICAEDSVEGQPFYLGEALVTETALVLDGQTGYGICLGDEPVRSYCIAFIDAALLLGGDRVAPIQAFVEVQGAFLEEARRIEHAQIQRTKVDFKLMEQD; translated from the coding sequence ATGCATACCCCCGACGAGATACTTTGTGCCTGCTCCCTGGATGCCCTGGAGGCCTTTGTCCGGACGCTGGAACCCCTCTATACCGTGGTGATCGCCCGTTATCCCACCCTGGCCACGACGATGATTTGTGCAGAAGATTCCGTAGAAGGACAACCCTTTTACCTCGGCGAGGCGCTGGTCACCGAAACCGCCCTCGTCCTCGACGGACAAACCGGTTACGGCATCTGCTTAGGAGACGAACCTGTTCGAAGCTATTGCATCGCCTTTATAGATGCCGCCCTGCTCCTCGGCGGCGACCGCGTCGCGCCCATTCAGGCATTTGTCGAGGTCCAGGGAGCGTTTTTAGAAGAAGCGCGCCGGATCGAACACGCGCAAATACAGCGCACGAAGGTGGATTTCAAACTCATGGAACAGGACTGA
- the phnH gene encoding phosphonate C-P lyase system protein PhnH yields MHKELMYDSVFDAQEHFRILLDCMARPGTVRVLPIAGLHPPEGLHPAAALVGFALLNADVSFFASPLWQDYLRENTDAVASDAPDADFLFVGGALLVDGEAAALIAQARTGTLTYPEGGATVVVCVERVAVSVGAAAAPAAAPHPAASTIPAADAAPTAALVLSLTGPGIERVNELSVLGLTAEFLETLREQNREFPLGIDLILADAGGRIAAIPRSTKVQWD; encoded by the coding sequence ATGCACAAAGAGCTGATGTACGACAGCGTTTTTGACGCCCAGGAACACTTCCGGATCTTATTGGATTGCATGGCCAGACCGGGTACGGTGCGCGTTCTGCCCATCGCCGGCCTGCACCCGCCTGAGGGGCTGCATCCCGCAGCCGCCCTCGTGGGCTTCGCGCTTCTCAACGCCGACGTCTCGTTTTTCGCGTCGCCGCTTTGGCAGGACTACCTACGGGAGAATACCGACGCCGTGGCGTCGGACGCGCCGGACGCGGACTTTCTTTTCGTCGGCGGTGCGCTTCTTGTCGACGGAGAGGCCGCTGCGCTTATTGCGCAGGCGCGCACGGGGACGCTGACGTATCCCGAAGGGGGAGCGACGGTCGTCGTTTGCGTGGAGCGGGTCGCGGTCTCGGTGGGTGCCGCCGCTGCGCCTGCGGCGGCACCGCACCCGGCGGCCTCCACGATCCCTGCGGCCGACGCGGCCCCCACAGCGGCGCTCGTGTTGTCGCTCACTGGCCCCGGCATCGAACGGGTGAACGAACTGTCCGTCCTCGGCCTTACTGCCGAATTCCTGGAGACCCTGCGAGAGCAAAACCGTGAATTCCCGCTCGGGATCGACCTGATCCTGGCCGACGCCGGCGGCCGGATCGCCGCGATACCCAGAAGCACCAAAGTTCAATGGGATTAA